A genomic segment from Pseudosulfitobacter sp. DSM 107133 encodes:
- a CDS encoding gamma carbonic anhydrase family protein: MTIFALGADRPDIHPDTWVAHDANLIGKVVMEEGSSVWFGATIRADHEEIRIGRGSNVQENCVMHIDAGYPLTIGENCTIGHKVMLHGCTIGNNSLIGMGATILNGAKIGNNCLIGAGALITEGKVIPDGSLVMGAPGKVVRELDAAAIKGLEASALHYQDNMRRFRDTMTKVG; this comes from the coding sequence ATGACCATTTTCGCCTTGGGCGCGGATCGCCCCGACATTCACCCCGACACATGGGTCGCGCATGACGCCAACCTGATCGGCAAGGTTGTGATGGAAGAGGGCAGCAGCGTCTGGTTCGGGGCCACCATCCGCGCCGACCACGAAGAAATCCGCATCGGGCGCGGCAGCAACGTGCAGGAAAACTGCGTGATGCACATTGACGCGGGCTATCCGCTGACCATTGGTGAAAACTGCACCATCGGGCACAAGGTCATGCTGCATGGCTGCACCATCGGCAACAACAGCCTGATCGGCATGGGTGCGACCATCCTGAACGGGGCAAAGATCGGCAATAACTGCCTGATCGGGGCAGGGGCGCTGATAACCGAAGGCAAGGTGATCCCCGACGGGTCGCTGGTGATGGGCGCGCCGGGCAAGGTGGTGCGTGAACTGGACGCCGCCGCGATCAAAGGGCTTGAGGCCAGTGCGCTGCATTATCAGGACAACATGCGCCGTTTCCGCGATACCATGACCAAGGTCGGCTGA
- a CDS encoding ATP-binding protein has translation MLEALPMPGLVVNQSEVIVGANLAARNLIGQRIEGRPYVTMLRQPSLLDAVEACLRESKTRTAPYLSNDGAQHTTFSVHVAQVVADGDAPMVLLTFEDVTHVQQAGQMRRDFVANVSHELRTPLTALMGFIETLRGPARNDPAAQARFLGIMQDQAERMNRLVGDLLSLSRVEGDERVRPTTQVNLRECLASVVALMTPLANEAGVTLVSDLGDEPVVVAGDRDQLVQVVSNLIENAIKYGGNDRRVTLRLAVDDYLRPLRGPGATIAVADEGPGIDPVHLPRLTERFYRADNHRSRELGGTGLGLAIVKHIVNRHRGRLRIDSVLGQGTTVQVVLPWVPSGENLAT, from the coding sequence ATGCTTGAGGCGCTGCCGATGCCGGGGCTGGTGGTCAACCAGTCCGAGGTGATCGTCGGGGCCAATCTGGCTGCGCGCAACCTGATTGGGCAGCGGATCGAGGGGCGGCCCTATGTCACCATGCTGCGCCAGCCGTCGCTGCTGGACGCGGTCGAGGCCTGTCTGCGCGAGAGCAAGACGCGCACGGCGCCCTATCTGTCAAACGACGGCGCGCAGCACACCACGTTTTCGGTGCATGTGGCACAGGTTGTCGCCGACGGTGATGCGCCGATGGTGTTGCTGACCTTCGAGGATGTGACCCATGTGCAGCAAGCAGGCCAGATGCGCCGCGATTTTGTGGCCAACGTCAGCCACGAACTGCGCACACCGCTGACTGCGCTGATGGGGTTTATCGAAACCCTGCGCGGTCCTGCGCGCAATGATCCCGCAGCGCAGGCGCGGTTTCTGGGCATCATGCAGGATCAGGCCGAGCGGATGAACCGGCTGGTTGGCGATCTGCTGTCGCTGAGCCGTGTCGAGGGCGACGAGCGGGTGCGGCCGACAACGCAGGTGAACCTGCGTGAATGTCTGGCGTCGGTTGTGGCGCTGATGACGCCGTTGGCGAACGAGGCGGGTGTGACGCTGGTGTCTGATCTGGGCGACGAACCGGTGGTTGTGGCGGGCGACCGTGACCAGTTGGTGCAGGTGGTCAGCAACCTGATCGAAAACGCAATCAAATATGGCGGCAACGACCGCAGGGTTACTTTGCGGCTGGCTGTGGATGACTATCTACGGCCACTGCGCGGCCCGGGTGCAACCATTGCGGTTGCGGATGAGGGGCCGGGCATTGATCCTGTCCATCTGCCACGGCTGACCGAACGGTTCTATCGCGCCGACAACCACCGCAGCCGTGAACTGGGGGGGACGGGGCTGGGGCTGGCCATCGTTAAGCACATCGTCAACCGCCACCGTGGACGGCTGCGCATTGACAGCGTGCTGGGGCAGGGAACGACGGTGCAGGTTGTGCTACCGTGGGTGCCGTCCGGGGAAAACCTGGCCACATAG
- a CDS encoding 3-deoxy-7-phosphoheptulonate synthase class II — MSEWSKSDWRNKPQIQMPDYMDKAALDAVTAQLSKYPPLVFAGEARKLKAHLGAASRGEAFLLQGGDCAEAFDQFSADSIRDTFKVMLQMAMVLTFGAKVPVVKVGRMAGQFAKPRSAPTEVIDGVELPSYRGDIINSLDFTPEARIPDPAKMLQAYTQAAATLNLLRAFSTGGFADMNRVHSWTLGFTDGDDAAKYAEIANRIQDTIDFMGAVGINSNNTHEFSTVDFYTSHESLLLEYEEALTRIDTTTGKWLAGSGHMIWIGDRTRQPDGAHVEFARGVQNPIGLKCGPTTTAEDLKVLMAKLNPENEAGRLTLIARFGAGSVGDHLPRLIKAVQEEGANVLWTCDAMHGNTIKSSTGYKTRPFESVLREVREFFGVHEAEGTIPGGVHFEMTGQDVTECTGGVRAVSDEDLSDRYHTACDPRLNASQSLELAFLVAEELTARRNGRNGQQQAM, encoded by the coding sequence ATGAGCGAATGGTCGAAATCGGATTGGCGCAACAAGCCCCAGATCCAGATGCCTGACTATATGGATAAGGCAGCACTGGATGCGGTGACCGCACAGTTGTCCAAGTATCCGCCGCTGGTCTTTGCGGGCGAGGCACGCAAGCTCAAGGCGCATCTGGGTGCGGCCAGCCGTGGCGAGGCGTTTCTGTTGCAGGGCGGCGATTGCGCCGAGGCCTTTGATCAGTTCAGTGCCGACAGCATCCGCGACACGTTCAAGGTGATGTTGCAAATGGCGATGGTTCTGACCTTTGGCGCCAAGGTGCCTGTGGTCAAAGTGGGCCGCATGGCGGGCCAGTTCGCCAAGCCGCGCAGTGCACCGACCGAGGTGATCGACGGCGTCGAGCTGCCCAGCTATCGCGGTGACATCATCAACAGTCTGGACTTCACGCCCGAAGCGCGTATTCCCGATCCCGCCAAGATGCTGCAAGCCTATACACAGGCGGCAGCCACGCTGAACCTGTTGCGGGCTTTTTCGACCGGGGGTTTTGCCGATATGAACCGCGTCCATTCGTGGACGCTGGGCTTTACCGATGGTGATGATGCCGCGAAATATGCCGAGATTGCCAACCGCATTCAGGACACCATTGATTTCATGGGGGCCGTCGGCATCAATTCGAACAACACGCACGAGTTTTCGACGGTTGATTTCTACACCAGCCACGAAAGCCTGCTGCTGGAGTATGAAGAGGCGCTGACACGGATTGATACGACCACTGGCAAATGGCTGGCTGGGTCGGGGCATATGATCTGGATCGGAGACCGCACGCGCCAGCCTGACGGGGCGCATGTGGAATTTGCCCGTGGCGTTCAGAACCCGATCGGTCTGAAATGTGGTCCGACAACCACGGCTGAAGATCTCAAGGTGTTGATGGCCAAGTTGAACCCCGAAAACGAAGCGGGCCGTCTGACCCTGATTGCACGCTTTGGTGCGGGCAGCGTGGGCGACCACCTGCCACGTCTGATCAAGGCGGTGCAGGAAGAAGGTGCAAATGTGTTGTGGACCTGTGATGCAATGCACGGCAACACGATCAAATCGTCCACGGGTTACAAAACCCGTCCGTTTGAAAGTGTGCTGCGCGAAGTGCGCGAATTCTTCGGCGTCCACGAGGCCGAGGGCACCATCCCCGGTGGCGTGCATTTCGAGATGACCGGGCAAGACGTGACCGAGTGCACCGGTGGTGTACGGGCCGTCAGCGACGAAGACCTGTCAGACCGCTACCACACCGCCTGCGATCCGCGCCTGAACGCCAGCCAGTCGCTGGAACTGGCATTCCTTGTGGCCGAAGAACTGACCGCCCGCCGCAATGGTCGCAACGGGCAACAACAAGCGATGTGA
- a CDS encoding YicC/YloC family endoribonuclease, translated as MSQISQTPALHSMTAFATCAGESGAYRWNCELRSVNGKGLDIRVRAPDWVDGLEVALRGLVAAQVTRGNVTLNVRVSREDASGTLQVSAGQLSAVLAALTEIESQAMDLGLSLAPSKATDIAVMRGVLEQSSGEQDIAPLKAALEADVAAMLRDFVQMRAGEGAALARVLHGQLDQVAALTAEAAHIAEARKDEVAQGLRRNLARIVENADGLDAARIAQELALLAVKADITEEIDRLGAHVAAARDLVNVAGPVGRKLDFLMQEFNREANTLCSKAQNTELTRVGLALKALIDQMREQVQNVE; from the coding sequence ATGAGCCAAATATCCCAAACCCCCGCCCTTCATTCGATGACCGCCTTTGCCACCTGCGCAGGGGAAAGCGGCGCCTATCGCTGGAATTGCGAATTGCGCAGCGTCAACGGCAAGGGGCTGGACATTCGCGTGCGCGCACCCGACTGGGTTGACGGGTTGGAGGTCGCCCTGCGCGGGCTGGTGGCGGCGCAGGTGACTCGGGGCAATGTGACACTGAATGTGCGCGTCAGCCGCGAAGACGCCTCTGGCACACTGCAAGTCAGCGCGGGGCAGTTGTCTGCGGTGCTGGCCGCACTGACCGAGATCGAGTCGCAGGCGATGGATCTGGGTCTGTCGCTGGCCCCGTCCAAGGCCACCGATATTGCGGTGATGCGAGGCGTGCTGGAACAATCCAGCGGCGAACAGGATATCGCGCCCTTGAAAGCGGCACTTGAAGCCGATGTCGCCGCGATGCTGCGCGACTTTGTGCAGATGCGCGCGGGCGAGGGCGCGGCACTGGCAAGGGTGCTGCACGGGCAACTGGATCAGGTTGCTGCGCTGACAGCCGAAGCCGCACATATTGCCGAGGCCCGCAAAGACGAGGTGGCGCAGGGTCTGCGCCGCAACCTTGCCCGCATCGTTGAAAATGCCGACGGTCTGGACGCGGCCCGCATCGCGCAAGAGCTGGCCCTGCTGGCGGTCAAGGCCGACATCACTGAGGAAATCGACCGTCTGGGCGCCCATGTCGCTGCGGCGCGTGATCTGGTCAATGTCGCCGGTCCCGTGGGCCGCAAGCTGGATTTCCTGATGCAGGAGTTCAACCGCGAGGCCAACACCCTGTGTTCCAAGGCGCAAAATACCGAACTGACGCGGGTGGGGCTGGCGCTGAAGGCGCTGATCGACCAGATGCGTGAACAAGTGCAGAATGTGGAGTAA
- a CDS encoding PQQ-dependent sugar dehydrogenase, protein MKMILSVMWAFWAGFVGPQAHAQQTSAGSVSFSAQVDNLDAPWAFAFLPDGALLITERAGKLWHVSANGARTDVSGVPQIAANGQGGLLDITLPRDFADSRTVFLTYAKPQAKGGAGTALASGRLSPDGSALRDVQVLFEMKPGNRGGAHFGSRVVEATDGTLFVTMGERGQRPLAQDLAQHNGKIVRVMRDGSVPADNPFVGRSGALPEIWSLGHRNPQGAALDSAGRLWVVEHGAKGGDEVNLIVKGGNYGWPVISYGRHYSGARIGEGTHKEGMQQPAHYWDPSIAPSGAMFYDGTMFPEWQGDLFVGSLKFNYISRLRIKGGAAQEVEQIKSVQTARVRDIQTAPDGSIWFLAVADGTLYRMAR, encoded by the coding sequence ATGAAAATGATTCTGTCAGTGATGTGGGCGTTTTGGGCCGGGTTCGTGGGCCCACAGGCCCATGCGCAACAGACTTCGGCGGGTTCTGTCAGCTTCTCTGCACAGGTCGATAATCTGGATGCGCCCTGGGCCTTTGCATTTCTGCCGGATGGCGCGCTGCTGATTACCGAACGCGCAGGCAAACTGTGGCATGTGTCAGCAAACGGTGCGCGCACCGATGTGTCTGGCGTCCCGCAGATCGCGGCAAACGGGCAGGGCGGGTTGCTGGATATCACCCTGCCACGCGATTTTGCAGACAGCCGCACGGTCTTTCTGACCTATGCCAAACCTCAGGCCAAAGGCGGCGCGGGGACGGCGCTGGCGTCGGGCAGGCTGTCGCCAGACGGTTCTGCGCTGCGCGACGTGCAGGTGTTGTTCGAGATGAAGCCCGGCAACCGGGGCGGCGCGCATTTCGGCAGCCGTGTGGTCGAGGCGACGGATGGCACGCTGTTCGTCACCATGGGCGAACGCGGACAACGCCCGCTGGCACAGGATCTGGCACAGCATAACGGCAAGATCGTGCGGGTGATGCGTGACGGTTCGGTGCCTGCGGACAACCCCTTTGTGGGGCGGTCCGGCGCTTTGCCCGAAATCTGGTCCCTTGGTCATCGCAACCCGCAGGGCGCGGCGCTGGACAGCGCGGGGCGTCTGTGGGTTGTCGAACACGGGGCCAAGGGCGGTGACGAGGTGAACCTGATTGTCAAAGGGGGCAACTATGGCTGGCCGGTGATCAGCTATGGCCGCCATTACAGCGGTGCCAGGATCGGGGAAGGCACGCACAAGGAGGGGATGCAGCAGCCCGCGCATTACTGGGACCCGTCCATCGCCCCATCGGGCGCGATGTTTTATGACGGCACGATGTTCCCCGAATGGCAGGGTGATCTGTTTGTCGGATCGTTGAAGTTCAACTATATCAGCAGGTTGCGCATCAAAGGTGGCGCTGCGCAAGAGGTCGAGCAGATCAAATCAGTCCAAACAGCGCGCGTCCGCGACATCCAGACAGCGCCAGATGGCAGCATTTGGTTTCTGGCGGTCGCTGACGGCACGCTGTACCGGATGGCGCGGTAA
- a CDS encoding aminotransferase class I/II-fold pyridoxal phosphate-dependent enzyme encodes MRNEKGSLIRPVPLPGSASRPVVTPLSPSVVYASDTPDMLDRQYEGDLHGYTYSREGHPNADVVAGLLDRMENAPNPGVVTSSGMAAVSAVLLGLLKSGDHVIGGNQLYGRSLRMMAEDLPRLGIETTLADPGDVDAVRAALRPETRMILVEVVSNPTLRVADMVGLAKLAKETGVLLVVDNTFTTPRAYQPFEHGADIVIHSVTKLLAGHSDVMLGYVAARDAAINTRLRDFTVTAGMTPSPFDCWLAERGMLSFDLRFERCQSTAMKLADALSTCIGVKRVIYPARHDHPDHDRAADLLKGRWCNMVSFELDGGRAAANAFTTAAEGLSFAPTLGDVGTTLSHPASSSHRALSAERRAALGMSEGFFRVSVGLEDPDTLVAVFERAVAAAMQG; translated from the coding sequence ATGCGCAACGAAAAAGGGTCGCTGATCCGCCCCGTCCCGCTGCCCGGCAGCGCATCGCGCCCGGTGGTCACGCCGCTGTCGCCCTCGGTGGTCTATGCCAGTGACACGCCCGACATGCTGGACCGCCAGTACGAAGGTGATCTGCACGGCTATACCTACAGCCGCGAGGGTCACCCCAACGCGGATGTGGTTGCGGGCCTGCTGGACCGTATGGAAAACGCACCGAACCCCGGAGTTGTGACGTCAAGCGGCATGGCGGCTGTGTCTGCTGTTTTGCTGGGGCTGCTGAAATCGGGCGATCATGTGATTGGCGGCAACCAGCTGTATGGCCGGTCGCTGCGCATGATGGCCGAAGACCTGCCGCGTCTGGGCATCGAAACCACGCTGGCCGATCCTGGCGACGTCGATGCGGTGCGCGCCGCCCTGCGACCCGAGACGCGGATGATTCTGGTCGAGGTGGTGTCGAACCCGACGCTGCGCGTGGCCGATATGGTGGGGTTGGCAAAACTTGCGAAAGAAACCGGCGTGCTGCTGGTGGTCGACAATACGTTCACCACACCGCGCGCCTATCAGCCGTTTGAACATGGCGCCGACATCGTCATCCATTCGGTGACCAAGCTGCTGGCGGGCCATTCCGACGTGATGCTGGGCTATGTCGCGGCGCGTGATGCGGCGATCAACACGCGGTTGCGGGACTTTACCGTGACGGCGGGCATGACACCCAGCCCGTTTGATTGCTGGCTGGCCGAGCGCGGGATGCTCAGCTTTGATTTGCGGTTCGAGCGGTGCCAGTCCACAGCGATGAAACTGGCCGATGCCCTAAGCACTTGTATCGGCGTGAAACGGGTGATCTATCCGGCCCGTCACGACCATCCCGACCACGACCGCGCTGCCGATCTGCTGAAAGGACGCTGGTGCAATATGGTCAGCTTTGAACTGGACGGCGGGCGCGCGGCTGCGAATGCGTTCACCACTGCCGCCGAGGGGCTCAGCTTTGCGCCGACCCTTGGGGACGTGGGCACCACGCTGTCGCATCCGGCCTCGTCCTCGCACCGTGCGCTGAGCGCTGAACGCCGCGCTGCCCTTGGCATGTCCGAAGGGTTTTTCCGCGTGTCCGTCGGTCTGGAAGACCCCGATACGCTGGTGGCGGTTTTTGAACGCGCAGTTGCCGCCGCGATGCAGGGCTGA
- a CDS encoding PAS domain-containing protein produces the protein MTDFQADSGFSALSQVEGYWQALRGSRMMPKRAEIDPRGIESALEYTFILERIAPGMARLRIAGSHLSDLMGMEVRGMPLTSLVSPDGRRQLSDTLEEVFQRPAVSELRLASPSGFDKPTLEARMILLPLKSDLGDVSRALGCFVARGTIGRKPRRFDIEAVNIRNIAAPAAAPMPTNAPQPETPRRETGMAEAAKPFVKGRRIGDVPYLRLVKNDADTN, from the coding sequence ATGACGGACTTTCAGGCAGATTCCGGCTTTTCCGCCCTATCCCAGGTGGAAGGGTACTGGCAGGCGTTGCGCGGCAGCCGCATGATGCCCAAGCGGGCCGAGATTGATCCGCGCGGGATCGAATCTGCGTTGGAATATACGTTTATCCTGGAACGCATCGCCCCGGGCATGGCGCGTTTGCGCATTGCGGGCAGCCACCTGAGCGATCTGATGGGCATGGAAGTGCGCGGTATGCCGCTGACCTCGCTGGTCTCGCCCGATGGACGTCGCCAGCTAAGCGATACGCTGGAAGAGGTGTTCCAGCGCCCTGCGGTCAGCGAATTGCGCCTGGCATCGCCGTCCGGTTTCGACAAACCTACGCTTGAAGCGCGGATGATCTTGCTGCCGCTGAAAAGCGATCTGGGTGATGTCAGCCGGGCACTGGGGTGTTTCGTGGCGCGTGGCACCATTGGACGCAAACCACGGCGTTTTGACATTGAAGCTGTGAATATCAGGAACATCGCGGCGCCGGCAGCCGCCCCGATGCCCACGAATGCCCCGCAACCCGAAACACCGCGGCGCGAAACCGGCATGGCTGAAGCTGCAAAACCCTTTGTCAAAGGACGCCGGATCGGTGACGTTCCCTATTTGCGCTTGGTCAAGAACGACGCCGATACAAATTGA
- the gmk gene encoding guanylate kinase, translated as MTNERRKNDRRGLLMILSSPSGAGKSTLAKRLRAWDTSISFSVSATTRPPRVGEVDKFDYHFVSENDFKTMVNNDEMLEHAHVFGNFYGSPTAPVREAIEQGNDVLFDIDWQGAQQIRNSALGMHTLSVFLLPPSITELRRRLEARGQDSKEVIDQRMKKCWDEISHWDGYDYVLVNDDLDETEDSLKKIIDVARMRRSQQPNLTEHVRKLQSEFQEQL; from the coding sequence ATGACCAACGAACGCCGCAAGAATGACCGTCGGGGGTTGCTGATGATCCTGTCTTCGCCTTCGGGTGCGGGCAAAAGCACATTGGCCAAACGTCTGCGCGCCTGGGACACCTCGATCAGCTTTTCGGTTTCTGCCACGACACGCCCGCCGCGTGTGGGTGAGGTGGACAAGTTCGATTATCACTTTGTGTCTGAAAACGACTTTAAAACCATGGTCAACAACGACGAGATGCTGGAACACGCCCACGTCTTCGGCAATTTTTACGGCTCTCCCACAGCCCCCGTACGCGAGGCGATCGAGCAGGGCAACGATGTGCTCTTTGACATCGACTGGCAGGGCGCGCAGCAGATCCGCAATTCGGCGTTGGGCATGCACACGCTGTCGGTGTTCCTGCTGCCGCCCAGCATCACCGAACTGCGCCGCCGCCTGGAAGCGCGCGGGCAGGACAGCAAAGAGGTGATCGACCAGCGTATGAAGAAGTGCTGGGACGAGATCAGCCATTGGGACGGATATGACTACGTTTTGGTCAACGACGATCTGGACGAAACCGAGGACAGCCTTAAAAAGATCATCGACGTCGCGCGGATGCGGCGCAGCCAGCAGCCGAACCTGACCGAGCATGTGCGCAAACTTCAATCCGAGTTTCAGGAGCAGTTATGA
- a CDS encoding GlxA family transcriptional regulator produces MSQTRTAATRPESVEKPQRYVFVLLNDFTLLCFSAAVESLRIANRMAGRELYEWKIIGEGGDTAVCSAGTAFKLEGDLEELTRDDIVMVCGGIDVQDATTKRLLNWLRREARKGLRMAGLCTAAYSLARAGLLDGKKATIHWENQDSFAEEFEEVNLTKSVFVVDGTRITTAGGTSSIDLMLKLIADSHGEDLANAVADQLIYSSIRTDQDTQRLSVPTRIGVRHPKLSQVIQIMETHIEEPISPSVLAKDVGMSTRQLERLFRRYLSRSPKRYYMELRLQKARNLLMQTDMSVINVALACGFASPSHFSKCYRAHYDTTPYRERGSHAARLSI; encoded by the coding sequence ATGTCCCAAACGCGCACCGCTGCCACACGACCGGAATCGGTCGAGAAACCGCAACGCTACGTCTTTGTTTTGCTGAATGATTTTACGCTGTTGTGTTTTTCCGCGGCGGTCGAAAGCCTGCGCATCGCCAACCGTATGGCCGGGCGCGAGCTGTATGAATGGAAGATTATAGGTGAAGGCGGCGACACGGCCGTGTGTTCTGCCGGAACCGCGTTCAAGCTGGAAGGCGATCTGGAAGAGCTGACTCGTGACGACATCGTGATGGTTTGCGGCGGAATCGATGTACAGGACGCCACCACAAAGCGCCTGTTGAACTGGTTGCGCCGCGAGGCGCGCAAGGGCTTGCGCATGGCGGGGCTGTGTACCGCGGCCTATTCACTGGCCCGTGCAGGATTGCTGGATGGCAAAAAGGCAACGATTCACTGGGAAAATCAGGACAGCTTTGCCGAAGAATTCGAAGAGGTGAACCTGACCAAATCGGTCTTTGTCGTGGATGGCACACGCATCACCACGGCGGGCGGCACCTCGTCGATTGACCTGATGCTGAAACTGATTGCCGACAGCCACGGCGAAGATCTGGCCAATGCGGTTGCCGATCAGTTGATCTATTCGTCGATCCGCACCGATCAGGACACCCAGCGCCTGTCTGTGCCCACCCGCATCGGCGTGCGCCATCCCAAGCTGAGTCAGGTGATCCAGATCATGGAAACCCACATCGAAGAGCCGATCAGCCCGTCGGTTCTGGCCAAGGATGTGGGCATGTCGACCCGCCAGCTGGAACGGTTGTTCCGCCGCTATCTCAGCCGGTCACCCAAACGCTATTACATGGAACTGCGCCTGCAAAAAGCGCGCAACCTGTTGATGCAGACCGATATGAGCGTCATCAACGTGGCTTTGGCCTGCGGCTTTGCCTCGCCTTCGCATTTCTCGAAATGCTATCGTGCGCATTACGACACCACCCCCTACCGCGAGCGCGGCTCGCACGCGGCACGTCTAAGCATCTGA
- a CDS encoding substrate-binding domain-containing protein: MSFVKLATSTFAIAAVAAGAAAARDQVQVAGSSTVLPYASIVAEAFGENFDFPTPVVESGGSSAGLKRFCEGVGENTIDVANASRKIKDSEVEACAANGVTDIIEVQIGYDGIVFASDINGKSFEFTPTDWYKALSDKVVVDGALVDNPYTTWDQVNPAFPAQPIQAFIPGTKHGTREVFEEKVILAGCEETGDFEAFKAANGDDKKAAEKACISLRTDGKSVDIDGDYTETLARIESNADGIGVFGLAFYENNTDKLQVATMSGVTPSTESISTGEYPVSRPLFFYVKKAHIGVIPGLKEYAEFFVADEIAGPDGPLAAYGLVADPELSKTQAVVADEVVMGGAS, translated from the coding sequence ATGTCCTTTGTAAAACTTGCAACTTCCACATTCGCCATCGCGGCTGTCGCTGCCGGTGCTGCTGCCGCCCGTGACCAGGTTCAAGTGGCCGGTTCTTCGACCGTTCTGCCCTATGCCTCGATTGTGGCCGAAGCCTTTGGCGAAAACTTTGACTTCCCGACACCTGTTGTGGAATCGGGCGGCTCGTCCGCCGGCCTGAAACGCTTTTGTGAAGGCGTGGGCGAAAACACCATCGACGTGGCCAACGCCTCGCGCAAGATCAAGGACAGCGAAGTCGAAGCCTGCGCCGCCAATGGCGTGACCGACATCATCGAAGTCCAGATCGGTTATGACGGCATTGTTTTCGCCAGCGACATCAACGGCAAGAGCTTTGAGTTCACGCCGACAGACTGGTACAAGGCCCTGTCCGACAAAGTCGTTGTAGACGGCGCGCTGGTCGACAACCCCTACACCACATGGGATCAGGTGAACCCCGCGTTCCCCGCCCAGCCGATCCAGGCCTTTATTCCCGGCACCAAACACGGCACGCGTGAAGTGTTCGAAGAAAAAGTGATCCTCGCAGGCTGCGAAGAAACCGGTGATTTCGAAGCGTTCAAAGCTGCCAACGGCGACGACAAGAAAGCCGCTGAAAAGGCCTGTATCTCGCTGCGCACAGATGGCAAGTCGGTCGACATCGACGGTGACTATACCGAAACACTGGCCCGCATCGAAAGCAATGCGGACGGCATCGGCGTGTTCGGTCTGGCCTTCTACGAAAACAACACCGACAAGCTGCAAGTGGCAACCATGTCGGGTGTGACACCTTCGACCGAAAGCATCTCGACCGGCGAATACCCCGTGTCGCGTCCGCTGTTCTTCTACGTCAAGAAAGCGCACATCGGCGTGATCCCCGGCCTGAAAGAATACGCTGAATTCTTTGTCGCTGACGAGATTGCAGGCCCCGACGGCCCACTGGCTGCTTACGGTCTGGTGGCTGATCCCGAACTGTCGAAAACCCAAGCCGTGGTTGCCGACGAAGTCGTCATGGGCGGCGCGTCCTGA